The following are from one region of the Sorghum bicolor cultivar BTx623 chromosome 2, Sorghum_bicolor_NCBIv3, whole genome shotgun sequence genome:
- the LOC8060664 gene encoding uncharacterized protein LOC8060664 isoform X3 codes for MTAEQEGREVQVRALDGRSTVVKLPPGGSVRDLKAALRTSFPPAQVAPSFHLFLKGAKLRLDSEIGSLAISDGEFIVLVPFTRTPQQCSSVCTASQEQGLNPPKQPEVSSAANSAWKDIMDDLSAMPTSPQSDAASKDFYSCDPCSGRFTEPMTVGQSSSSGPSRKRRKTCKENGNGSSQMVSSEVNGTAEKDNISKKSGVAKSAATSCHDMHPLEPAEMVEHLKQGLGKEEQIVHIQEIQSREASFTELPCNLSKAMREALKSIGISRLYSHQSQAIKSSISGRHIVVATSTSSGKSLCYNIPVLESLSQDSMACALYIFPTKALAQDQLRTLLEMKNASHIDIDVKIYDGDTPREDRLWIRDNARLLITNPDMLHVSILPYHGQFQRILSNLRYIVIDEAHSYKGAFGCHTALIIQRLKRICSNGPKGLQFTLRRCGRLLCIPGGLDLAAIAIPTTRGGAGISIKELANLDEVELIQNDGSPCGSKYFLLWNPPLHMTEGRSKASSVPRRSRREILQETAKELVDSICVYRAGYIAEDRRKIEADLFGGKLRGVAATNALELGIDVGHIDATLHLGFPGSIASLWQQAGRSGRRAKQSLAIYVAFEGPLDQYFMKFPHKLFGRPIEHCQVDSHNLKVLGQHLACAAYEHPLCLQYDECYFGSTLDRVMTTLKDKGYIINNRAGSFCSSMWNYIGPERSPSQAVSIRAIEQDKYKVIDKLNNRLLEEIEESKAFFQVYEGAVYMHQGVNYLVEELDLASRTAFCRKADLKYYTKTRDYTDINVLGGEFAYLPTSTCKTDRVKTTAQANDCTVTTKWFGFYRISKSSNKISDSLELNLPPYSFISQAVWVRIPHSVKITVEERKLEFRSGSHAASHALLNVVPLHMMCSASDLGTECANPHETRGIPDRILLYDRHPGGIGIVSQAQMLFGELLLAALELVSTCNCTSAVGCPNCIQSLTCSEYNEVLDKEASILILKGVIDYERSYFEAEDASQRS; via the exons ATGACGGCGGAGCAGGAGGGGAGGGAGGTCCAGGTCCGGGCCCTCGACGGGCGATCCACGGTCGTCAAGCTGCCCCCCGGCGGCTCCGTCCGGGACCTCAAGGCCGCGCTCCGGACCTCCTTCCCGCCCGCTCAAGTCGCCCCCAGCTTCCACCTCTTCCTCAAG GGTGCTAAATTGCGTTTAGACTCCGAGATTGGCAGCCTTGCTATCAGCGACGGGGAATTCATTGTTCTCGTACCCTTCACAAGGACGCCACAACAATGTTCTTCAGTTTGCACGGCAAGTCAAGAGCAGGGCCTCAATCCACCAAAACAACCAGAAGTGTCTTCTGCGGCTAATTCAGCTTGGAAAGACATTATGGATGACCTCTCGGCAATGCCAACCAGCCCACAGTCTGATGCTGCTTCCAAAGATTTTTACTCATGTGACCCGTGCTCTGGGAGATTTACAGAGCCTATGACAGTGGGTCAAAGTTCGTCAAGTGGGCCATCAAGGAAAAGGAGGAAAACATGCAAGGAAAATGGAAATGGTTCCTCACAAATGGTGTCCTCTGAAGTGAATGGTACAGCTGAGAAAGACAACATAAGTAAGAAAAGTGGGGTGGCCAAATCTGCTGCTACGTCATGTCAT GATATGCACCCTTTGGAACCTGCTGAAATGGTTGAACATCTGAAACAAGGACTTGGAAAGGAGGAGCAG ATTGTACATATCCAAGAGATACAGTCTAGAGAGGCATCATTTACAGAACTTCCATGTAATCTTTCAAAAGCTATGAGAGAAGCACTGAAGAGTATTGGAATATCTAGACTGTATAGCCACCAG TCTCAAGCCATAAAGTCCTCTATTTCTGGAAGGCACATTGTCGTTGCAACTTCTACATCAAGTGGAAAGTCTCTATGTTACAATATTCCTGTTCTTGAATCTCTTTCCCAAGACTCTATGGCGTGTGCTCTGTACATATTTCCGACAAAG GCTTTAGCTCAAGATCAGCTGAGGACTTTACTAGAGATGAAGAATGCATCTCATATTGATATTGATGTTAAAATATATGATGGTGATACTCCTAGAGAAGATCGTTTGTGGATCAGGGATAATGCTCGACTG TTAATTACCAACCCAGATATGTTACATGTGTCAATCTTGCCATATCATGGTCAATTCCAGAGGATTTTATCAAATCTCAG GTATATTGTCATCGATGAGGCACATTCATACAAGGGGGCATTTGGCTGCCATACTGCACTTATAATTCAGAGATTGAAGCGTATTTGTTCAAATG GTCCAAAGGGGCTCCAATTCACCCTGCGCCGGTGTGGCAGGCTGCTGTGCATCCCTGGTGGCTTAG ACCTTGCAGCTATAGCAATCCCCACGACCAGAGGCGGAGCAGGCATTTCGATTAAG GAATTGGCCAATTTGGATGAAGTCGAGTTGATTCAGAATGATGGAAGTCCTTGTGGCTCCAAGTACTTTCTCTTGTGGAATCCCCCACTACATATGACAGAAGGAAGGTCAAAAGCTAGTTCAGTACCTAGGCGCTCAAg GCGTGAAATTCTTCAGGAGACTGCAAAGGAATTGGTAGATTCTATCTGTGTATATCGTGCTGGCTACATTGCTGAG GACAGAAGAAAAATTGAGGCTGATCTTTTTGGGGGGAAACTTCGTGGAGTCGCTGCTACTAATGCTCTTGAACTAGGGATTGATGTTGGGCATATTGATGCAACATTACATCTTGGATTTCCTGGTAGTATTGCCAG CTTGTGGCAGCAAGCTGGTAGGTCTGGAAGAAGAGCAAAACAGTCACTAGCCATTTATGTTGCCTTTGAGGGTCCTTTAGATCAGTATTTCATGAAGTTCCCACATAAACTATTTGGCAGGCCGATTGAGCATTGCCAAGTTGATTCACATAATCTAAAG GTTTTAGGACAGCACCTTGCTTGCGCTGCTTATGAACATCCCTTGTGCCTGCAATACGATGAGTGCTACTTTGGTTCTACTCTCGATCGTGTAATGACAACCCTTAAAGACAAAGGTTATATCATTAATAATCGAGCGGGATCTTTCTGTTCAAGCATGTGGAACTATATTGGACCTGAG AGAAGCCCTTCACAGGCTGTAAGCATACGGGCAATTGAGCAGGACAAGTATAAAGTGATTGACAAGTTAAATAATAGACTACTTGAGGAAATTGAGGAAAGTAAAGCCTTTTTTCAG GTTTATGAAGGTGCTGTTTACATGCATCAGGGTGTCAATTACTTGGTTGAGGAACTTGACTTGGCATCAAGGACAGCCTTCTGTAGGAAAGCTGATTTGAAATATTACACAAAAACACGAGACTACACTGACATCAATGTCCTCGGAGGAGAATTT GCTTATCTTCCTACAAGTACATGTAAAACTGATCGTGTGAAGACAACTGCTCAAGCAAATGACTGTACGGTGACTACTAAATGGTTTGGTTTTTATCGCATATCAAAATCGAGCAATAAAatatccgacagcctggagctTAACCTGCCCCCATATTCCTTTATTTCCCAG GCTGTTTGGGTGCGAATTCCCCACTCAGTAAAGATCACCGTGGAGGAAAGAAAACTAGAGTTCAGAAGTGGCTCACATGCTGCTTCGCATGCACTCCTGAATGTAGTGCCTCT GCATATGATGTGCAGTGCTTCTGACCTAGGAACAGAATGCGCGAATCCTCATGAAACCCGTGGCATCCCGGACAGAATCCTTTTATATGATAGACATCCAGGTGGTATCGGCATAGTATCACAG GCCCAAATGCTCTTCGGGGAACTCCTACTGGCTGCTTTAGAACTCGTTTCCACGTGCAACTGTACAAGTGCCGTTGGCTGTCCAAACTGTATCCAA TCACTGACATGCAGCGAATATAATGAAGTTTTGGACAAGGAGGCATCAATTTTGATTCTAAAG GGAGTAATCGACTATGAGAGATCGTATTTTGAAGCGGAAGACGCTTCTCAGCGAAGCTGA